Proteins from one Chanodichthys erythropterus isolate Z2021 chromosome 15, ASM2448905v1, whole genome shotgun sequence genomic window:
- the si:dkeyp-92c9.2 gene encoding cyclin-dependent kinase 5 activator 1, with translation MGTVLSLSPGPRKPGYYDDRPGSLSHYPSLSSRSLNTQKDRNLKRGHSIFLPALTWKRLVASTKKRGESKKAYPGGQGAVGAPLNNNNIYQKDPVLHLNHENVKKSLSCANLTSYDGPAGLGLGLGLGYGKPQQISSVKKIAPTCTSSPKRVIVQASTSELLRCLGEFLCGRCYRLKHLSPADPVLWLRAVDRSLLLQGWQDQAFVTPANVVFVYMLCRDVVDGDVVSSEHELQAILLTCLYLSYSYMGNEISYPLKPFLVETAKEAFWDRCLAIIDVTSAKMLRINADPHFFTQIFADLKSEGGCGLQDYARVLDR, from the coding sequence ATGGGTACCGTACTATCCCTTTCGCCGGGTCCTCGAAAACCTGGTTATTATGACGACCGGCCCGGTTCTCTAAGCCATTACCCAAGCCTGAGCAGCCGCTCGCTGAACACTCAAAAGGACCGTAATCTTAAACGTGGCCATTCCATTTTCCTCCCCGCTCTCACCTGGAAACGACTGGTGGCCTCCACCAAGAAGCGTGGTGAGTCCAAAAAAGCCTATCCTGGAGGTCAGGGCGCCGTTGGGGCTCCTCTCAACAACAATAACATCTACCAAAAGGATCCGGTCTTGCATCTAAACCACGAAAATGTAAAGAAGTCTCTCTCTTGCGCCAATCTCACTAGCTATGATGGTCCAGCAGGTCTAGGCCTGGGCCTGGGCTTGGGCTATGGAAAACCGCAACAGATTTCCTCTGTTAAGAAGATAGCGCCTACATGCACTTCCTCACCGAAGCGTGTGATCGTCCAGGCCTCGACTAGCGAGCTGCTTCGCTGCCTGGGCGAGTTTCTGTGTGGCCGCTGCTATCGGCTCAAGCACCTTTCCCCCGCAGATCCAGTTCTGTGGCTGCGGGCTGTGGACCGTTCACTCTTGCTCCAAGGCTGGCAGGACCAAGCCTTTGTGACCCCAGCCAACGTGGTGTTTGTGTACATGCTGTGCCGTGATGTGGTGGATGGCGACGTGGTGTCTTCAGAGCATGAGCTCCAAGCCATTCTACTAACCTGTCTGTACCTGTCCTACTCCTACATGGGGAACGAGATCTCATACCCGCTCAAGCCCTTCCTAGTGGAGACGGCGAAAGAGGCATTCTGGGACCGTTGTCTGGCCATTATCGACGTCACCAGTGCCAAGATGCTGCGCATCAACGCAGACCCACATTTCTTCACGCAGATCTTTGCCGATCTGAAGAGCGAAGGAGGTTGCGGTTTGCAGGACTATGCTAGAGTTCTGGATCGGTGA